In Rhodoligotrophos defluvii, a genomic segment contains:
- a CDS encoding dienelactone hydrolase family protein — translation MRVMLNETIAVRGARMGAYLAGAGTEKRPGILLLQEIFGVNNAMKIAADAFARDGYVVLAPDIFHRLQPGIQLGYSPEEREQAISLWDRLDDDLSREDVAAAAKALRTHPACTGKVASVGFCLGGKLALFTSIEHLVDAAVAFYPVSVPTYRERLGELGVPVQVHLGAVDQHTPPEIQSILKEALSASPMHEYLLHEGAGHGFYNSVRSFGYHPQAAADAHASVLRFLRRIIGPFS, via the coding sequence ATGCGCGTGATGCTCAACGAGACGATTGCGGTCAGAGGCGCTCGGATGGGCGCCTATCTGGCCGGTGCCGGCACGGAGAAACGTCCCGGCATCCTGCTTCTGCAGGAAATATTCGGCGTCAATAACGCGATGAAAATAGCCGCGGATGCTTTCGCCCGCGACGGCTATGTCGTGCTTGCGCCGGATATTTTTCACCGGCTCCAGCCGGGCATACAGCTCGGCTACAGCCCGGAGGAACGAGAGCAGGCTATTTCGCTCTGGGATCGGCTTGACGACGATCTGTCGCGCGAAGATGTGGCGGCGGCGGCGAAAGCGCTGCGCACCCATCCCGCCTGTACCGGCAAGGTCGCGTCGGTCGGGTTCTGTCTTGGGGGCAAGCTTGCGCTCTTCACCTCGATTGAACACCTGGTCGATGCCGCGGTCGCCTTCTATCCGGTGTCGGTGCCGACATATAGGGAGCGGCTTGGCGAGCTTGGTGTGCCCGTCCAGGTTCATCTTGGCGCGGTCGACCAGCACACGCCGCCGGAGATCCAGTCGATCCTGAAAGAGGCGCTTTCCGCTTCGCCGATGCACGAGTACTTGCTCCACGAGGGAGCCGGCCACGGCTTCTACAACAGCGTGCGCAGTTTCGGCTATCATCCGCAGGCGGCGGCCGATGCCCATGCCAGCGTGCTGCGCTTCCTGCGCCGCATCATCGGACCCTTCAGCTGA
- a CDS encoding amidase: MSDALHFLTVSEAAGLIARKEISPVELTEAFLQRIEAVNPMVNAYVLVTAERALNDARRAEREIVAGHYRGPLHGVPVGIKDNYDTAGIPTTCHSHLHVDRVPEKDAWAVAALREAGTVLLGKLATHEFAFGGPSWDLPFPPARNPWNPECYAGGSSSGAGVATAAGLAIATLGNDAVGSIRQPAFFCGITGLKPTYGRVPRSGVVPLAFSLDHCGPMTWSVRDAALMLRTIAGYDAEDAASVAREVDDYEAALTGDISGVRIGVIRHFYDGDEHAGPEVKAAMDAALGVFADLGADIDEVTLSSLHDYSACCMTIMLSEALAIHERDLKAHPEKYGAVVRDRLTLASQFSGADYVQAVRLRRALAAEVARAHERFDILVTAGGYEPAPKIGEVEKFYLLKRPLMTTPFNATGTPAICVRNGFSATGLPLGMQIAGRAFDEATVLRVADAYERATGWKDVRPQI; the protein is encoded by the coding sequence ATGAGTGACGCGCTCCACTTCCTGACTGTTTCGGAAGCGGCCGGCCTGATCGCCCGCAAGGAAATCTCTCCGGTCGAACTCACGGAGGCGTTCCTTCAGCGCATCGAGGCAGTCAATCCGATGGTGAATGCCTATGTCTTGGTGACGGCGGAGCGCGCGCTCAATGATGCGAGGCGGGCGGAACGGGAAATCGTTGCGGGCCACTATCGGGGTCCGCTGCACGGCGTGCCCGTGGGGATCAAGGACAATTACGACACCGCCGGCATCCCTACCACGTGTCATTCGCATCTGCATGTCGACCGGGTGCCGGAGAAGGATGCCTGGGCCGTCGCCGCGCTTCGGGAGGCCGGCACGGTTCTTCTTGGCAAGCTTGCCACGCATGAGTTCGCCTTCGGCGGACCGTCCTGGGACCTGCCATTCCCACCGGCCCGCAATCCCTGGAATCCAGAGTGCTATGCGGGTGGGTCGTCGAGCGGCGCGGGTGTGGCGACGGCGGCCGGGCTGGCAATCGCCACGCTCGGCAACGATGCCGTCGGATCGATCCGCCAACCTGCCTTCTTCTGCGGCATTACCGGCCTGAAGCCTACCTACGGCAGGGTGCCGCGCAGCGGCGTCGTGCCGCTCGCCTTCTCTCTCGACCATTGCGGGCCGATGACGTGGAGTGTCCGCGACGCGGCCCTGATGTTGCGGACGATCGCCGGATACGATGCCGAGGATGCGGCGAGCGTCGCGCGCGAGGTCGACGATTACGAGGCCGCGCTGACCGGCGATATAAGCGGCGTCAGGATAGGGGTCATCCGCCATTTCTATGATGGCGACGAGCATGCCGGCCCCGAGGTGAAGGCGGCGATGGACGCCGCGCTCGGCGTGTTCGCCGATTTGGGGGCGGACATCGACGAGGTCACGTTGTCGAGCCTCCACGACTATAGCGCGTGCTGCATGACGATCATGCTGAGCGAGGCGCTGGCGATCCACGAGCGCGATCTCAAGGCGCATCCTGAGAAATACGGCGCGGTCGTCCGCGATCGGCTGACCCTGGCAAGCCAGTTCAGCGGTGCCGACTACGTGCAGGCGGTCCGGCTCCGCCGCGCGTTGGCCGCGGAGGTGGCCAGGGCACATGAGCGGTTCGACATTCTCGTGACGGCGGGCGGCTACGAACCGGCGCCGAAAATAGGCGAGGTCGAGAAGTTCTATCTGCTCAAGCGGCCGCTGATGACGACGCCTTTCAACGCAACCGGCACGCCGGCCATTTGCGTGCGCAACGGGTTTAGCGCCACCGGCCTGCCGCTCGGCATGCAGATTGCCGGCCGCGCGTTCGACGAAGCGACGGTGTTGCGGGTGGCGGATGCCTACGAGCGCGCGACCGGATGGAAGGACGTGCGACCGCAGATATAG
- a CDS encoding CoA transferase: MRPSNTYRCAEGTWVCITSTSDRLFARLCRAIGRPELADDPMFSTNDARSANRVRLDAIIAAWVGARTFAEVEARMIEASIPASKIFSIKDCVDDPHYRMRGSIIEVSSRNGTAVKQPNIFPFFSGEDAPAVRWPGPALGEHNGEIFQGLLGLGEDDLRRLRAEAAI; encoded by the coding sequence ATCCGACCCTCCAACACTTATCGTTGTGCGGAGGGAACTTGGGTCTGCATCACCTCGACCTCCGACCGGCTGTTCGCCCGGCTGTGCCGCGCGATCGGCCGTCCGGAACTCGCCGACGACCCGATGTTCAGCACGAACGACGCGCGTTCGGCCAATCGCGTCCGACTGGATGCCATTATTGCTGCATGGGTCGGCGCTCGCACCTTTGCGGAGGTCGAGGCGCGGATGATCGAAGCATCGATCCCGGCGAGCAAGATCTTCTCAATAAAGGATTGCGTGGACGATCCACATTACCGGATGCGCGGATCGATCATCGAAGTGTCAAGCCGTAACGGAACCGCTGTCAAGCAGCCCAACATCTTTCCATTCTTCAGCGGCGAGGACGCGCCCGCGGTTCGCTGGCCGGGCCCAGCGCTCGGCGAGCACAATGGCGAGATCTTCCAGGGGCTCCTCGGTCTCGGCGAGGACGATCTTCGGCGCTTGCGGGCAGAGGCTGCGATCTGA
- a CDS encoding DNA-3-methyladenine glycosylase I: MGRTIIGPDGAPRCAWSAAAPEFLTYHDEEWGFPVSDDYRLFEKLSLEGFQSGLSWRTILAKRENFRAAFHGFDFDRIARFTERDVERLLRDEGIIRHRGKIEAVVNNAQRAQDLVRQEGSLAAFIWRYEPGDEQLASPQTASTSAASVALSRELKKRGWKFVGPTTVYAFMQAMGLINDHVEQCIARAKVERARKNFRKPVR; the protein is encoded by the coding sequence ATGGGACGAACAATAATCGGACCTGACGGGGCGCCGCGTTGTGCCTGGTCGGCCGCTGCTCCGGAATTTCTTACCTATCACGACGAGGAATGGGGATTTCCCGTCAGTGACGATTACCGCCTGTTCGAAAAACTGAGCCTGGAAGGTTTTCAGTCCGGGCTGAGCTGGCGCACCATTCTGGCCAAGCGCGAGAACTTTCGGGCCGCCTTTCACGGCTTTGACTTTGACAGGATCGCACGCTTCACAGAGCGCGACGTCGAGCGCCTGCTCAGGGATGAAGGCATCATCCGCCACCGCGGGAAAATCGAGGCGGTCGTCAACAACGCGCAGCGCGCTCAGGACCTCGTCAGGCAAGAAGGCTCGCTCGCGGCATTCATCTGGCGGTACGAGCCAGGCGACGAGCAGCTCGCAAGCCCGCAGACCGCCTCGACCTCGGCGGCTTCCGTTGCGCTGTCGCGGGAGCTCAAGAAGCGTGGCTGGAAGTTCGTCGGGCCGACCACCGTCTATGCGTTCATGCAGGCGATGGGCCTAATCAACGATCACGTAGAGCAGTGTATCGCGAGAGCCAAGGTCGAGCGCGCGCGCAAGAACTTCAGAAAGCCAGTCAGATGA
- a CDS encoding cyclase family protein: MRRLILRLTTLCAALAVAGATYAQIATNAVGRSPWSVTDEIGTLNMMTDQSRLDVLRQISSGKVYDLSVDLFVGMPTCCADAFGDPAYQIWKTHEPTRKEGGALVSHSSDTILMNTHTGTHIDSLNHFGLHGKIWNEVSASEALGDRGWTKSGADKIPPIVARGVLVDVAAFKGVQHLPASYAITPADLEGALARQGSELRPGDVVLIRTGLMTVWPDKSQYQFFNQSGLSLAAAQWLVEVQQVMLLGADNFGLESFPSTDAENFAPVHTYLLAEKGVPFMEVMWLEDLAKDQVYEFLFIGAPLKLRGATGSPMRPLAIPIAAKSRS, translated from the coding sequence ATGAGACGACTGATACTTCGCCTGACGACGCTGTGCGCTGCGCTCGCCGTGGCTGGCGCGACCTATGCGCAGATCGCTACGAATGCCGTAGGGCGCAGCCCTTGGAGCGTAACCGACGAAATCGGCACCCTCAACATGATGACCGACCAGTCTCGGCTAGACGTTCTCCGACAGATCAGCAGCGGAAAGGTCTACGACCTATCGGTCGACCTGTTCGTCGGAATGCCCACCTGCTGCGCCGATGCGTTTGGCGATCCCGCCTACCAGATCTGGAAGACCCATGAGCCGACACGCAAGGAAGGCGGGGCCCTGGTCTCCCACTCGAGCGACACGATCCTGATGAACACCCACACCGGGACCCATATCGACAGCCTCAATCATTTCGGCCTCCACGGGAAAATCTGGAACGAGGTAAGCGCCAGCGAAGCACTGGGCGATCGCGGCTGGACCAAATCCGGCGCCGACAAGATACCGCCGATCGTGGCTCGCGGTGTGCTTGTCGACGTCGCAGCGTTCAAGGGAGTGCAGCACCTGCCGGCTTCTTACGCCATCACCCCCGCCGACCTCGAGGGGGCGCTGGCCCGGCAGGGCAGCGAATTGCGCCCGGGTGACGTGGTCCTGATCCGCACCGGCCTGATGACGGTCTGGCCTGACAAGTCGCAATACCAGTTCTTCAACCAGTCCGGCCTGAGCCTCGCGGCGGCGCAGTGGTTGGTCGAGGTGCAGCAGGTAATGCTGCTTGGTGCCGACAATTTCGGCCTGGAAAGCTTCCCGTCAACGGATGCCGAGAACTTCGCCCCCGTCCACACCTATCTCCTCGCCGAGAAGGGCGTCCCCTTCATGGAGGTGATGTGGCTTGAGGATCTCGCCAAGGACCAGGTTTACGAGTTCCTGTTCATCGGAGCACCGCTGAAGCTGCGCGGGGCGACCGGGTCGCCGATGCGGCCGCTTGCGATCCCGATCGCCGCCAAGAGCCGAAGCTGA
- a CDS encoding YciI family protein: MFIVLLRFSGNKSEAGRLMPSHNEWIKRGFEDGVFLLTGTLQPNLGGGILAHGTTRSELEERVKADPFVAESVVTAEIIEITPARASDRLSFLLG; the protein is encoded by the coding sequence ATGTTCATCGTCCTACTCAGATTTTCCGGCAACAAGAGCGAAGCCGGCCGGCTCATGCCGAGCCATAACGAATGGATCAAGCGTGGCTTCGAGGACGGCGTGTTCCTGCTGACCGGCACTCTCCAGCCCAACCTCGGCGGGGGTATCCTGGCGCACGGCACCACGCGTTCGGAACTCGAGGAACGGGTCAAAGCCGACCCCTTCGTCGCCGAGAGTGTCGTCACTGCCGAGATCATCGAGATCACCCCGGCGCGCGCGAGCGACCGGCTGAGCTTCCTGCTCGGCTGA
- a CDS encoding TetR/AcrR family transcriptional regulator encodes MTAKSTRDHIVEAADDLFYRQGFEHTSFSDIADAVQISRGNFYYYFKTKDEILDAVINERLANTRMMLERWEVEGETPEDRIRSFIYILIANRADIKRYGCPVGTLCSELAKLNHASQGDANKLFTLFRTWLRRQFTLLGREDADELAMHLLARSQGVATLASAFRDEAFIKQEVQQMCEWLKSYASETGPGADRGHGKAARARH; translated from the coding sequence ATGACCGCAAAGAGCACCCGCGATCACATCGTCGAAGCCGCTGACGATCTCTTCTATCGGCAGGGCTTCGAGCACACCTCGTTCTCGGATATTGCGGACGCCGTGCAGATCTCGCGCGGCAACTTCTATTACTACTTCAAGACCAAGGATGAGATCCTGGACGCCGTCATCAACGAGCGTCTCGCCAACACGCGAATGATGTTGGAGCGCTGGGAGGTCGAGGGTGAAACGCCCGAGGATCGCATCCGGAGTTTCATCTACATCCTGATCGCGAACCGCGCCGATATAAAGCGTTACGGCTGCCCCGTCGGCACGTTGTGCAGCGAGCTTGCGAAGCTGAACCATGCTTCGCAGGGCGACGCGAACAAGCTGTTCACGCTCTTTCGGACCTGGCTGCGCCGGCAGTTCACGCTGCTCGGCCGTGAGGACGCCGACGAACTGGCCATGCATCTTCTCGCCCGCAGCCAGGGTGTCGCAACGCTGGCAAGCGCCTTCCGGGATGAAGCGTTCATCAAGCAGGAAGTTCAGCAGATGTGCGAATGGCTGAAATCATACGCCAGCGAGACCGGGCCCGGAGCGGATCGAGGGCACGGCAAAGCCGCGCGCGCAAGGCACTAG
- a CDS encoding Lrp/AsnC family transcriptional regulator, with protein MDKRNRKKPSEAGLDDIDRRILIALSEDARLSNAELARRIGLSAPSIAERVRRLEDRGVITGYGVRIDPAKLGYVLTVMIRARPLPGEMKNMIEAIRGTPEIVRCDRVSGDDCFVAIAHVRDVRQMEAVLDRIVPYGATNSAIVQSAPFEPRMPVFR; from the coding sequence ATGGACAAGCGAAATCGAAAGAAGCCATCGGAAGCTGGTCTTGATGACATCGACCGGCGCATCCTGATTGCCCTGTCGGAGGATGCGCGCTTGTCGAACGCGGAATTGGCCCGCCGCATCGGCTTGTCAGCACCCAGTATCGCTGAACGTGTGCGGCGGCTAGAAGATCGCGGCGTGATCACCGGCTATGGCGTGCGGATCGATCCCGCCAAGCTGGGCTATGTTCTGACGGTCATGATCCGTGCGCGACCTCTGCCTGGCGAGATGAAAAATATGATTGAGGCGATCCGCGGCACGCCGGAAATCGTCAGATGCGATCGAGTCTCCGGTGATGACTGTTTCGTCGCGATCGCACACGTCCGCGATGTGCGCCAGATGGAGGCTGTCCTTGACCGGATCGTTCCATACGGCGCAACCAATTCGGCTATCGTCCAGTCTGCGCCGTTTGAACCCAGAATGCCTGTGTTCCGGTAA
- a CDS encoding EamA family transporter translates to MSDQPPAATTPSLLSQTAERVPPHVWFGVSAVFHYLGPSFAVLLFPAVGVLGVAWFRIASAALIFAPITKPWRIFARASRRERVLLLSLGACLAAMNAAFYLALERLPIALVAAIEFVGTIGVALWGLRTGRNWLAFALTMIGVALLIDVPWLLGIGSGAAWSSDPLGLMWATLNGGLFVLYIILGHKIAQAGASGGVERLGAAMSAAFFFVIPIGLLDAIDAFDKPILVLAGVGVGICSSVIPYVCDQLAMSRLPRSSFALLLALLPATATIIGVIVLRQMPGLVDLAGVALVMLGVAIHRQSKI, encoded by the coding sequence ATGAGCGATCAACCCCCCGCCGCAACCACTCCCTCTTTATTGTCGCAGACGGCCGAGCGGGTACCTCCGCACGTTTGGTTCGGCGTCTCGGCCGTTTTCCACTATCTTGGACCATCCTTCGCGGTGCTGCTATTTCCGGCCGTCGGGGTTCTTGGCGTTGCGTGGTTTCGCATCGCCTCCGCCGCGCTAATATTCGCGCCGATCACCAAACCATGGCGCATCTTCGCCCGAGCCTCGCGGCGCGAACGCGTGTTGCTTCTGTCACTAGGCGCCTGTCTCGCGGCAATGAACGCCGCCTTCTATCTGGCGCTGGAGCGCCTCCCGATCGCGCTTGTCGCGGCAATAGAGTTCGTTGGCACGATTGGGGTCGCGCTATGGGGGCTCCGGACCGGTCGAAACTGGCTTGCCTTCGCCTTGACGATGATCGGGGTCGCATTACTGATTGACGTACCTTGGCTTCTCGGCATCGGCAGCGGCGCGGCATGGTCCTCCGATCCACTCGGCCTCATGTGGGCAACTCTGAACGGAGGCCTCTTCGTTCTCTACATCATTCTCGGGCACAAGATCGCTCAAGCCGGGGCATCAGGAGGGGTCGAGCGTTTGGGCGCGGCGATGTCGGCCGCCTTCTTTTTCGTGATCCCGATCGGCCTTTTGGACGCGATTGATGCCTTCGATAAGCCGATTCTGGTGCTTGCCGGGGTCGGCGTCGGCATCTGCTCTTCGGTCATCCCCTATGTCTGTGACCAACTCGCCATGTCACGCCTGCCGCGCTCCAGCTTTGCACTGCTCTTGGCTTTGCTACCGGCTACGGCGACGATCATCGGCGTGATTGTCCTGCGGCAAATGCCGGGGCTTGTTGATCTTGCAGGGGTGGCGTTGGTCATGTTGGGGGTCGCGATCCATCGGCAAAGCAAGATCTAG
- a CDS encoding cation:proton antiporter encodes MQLNLSLAIAGALILAIGLVSERMKHSPVSMPIVAVALGILVGPAGLNIIDIRTWGDQHTILEESARITLAVGLMGIGLRLSRNDLRTLAQPAVVALTLGMLGMWACSTMLAGLIFDLPLWTALLVGAVLTPTDPIVSSNIVTGKFSKEQLPARVRAALSLESGANDGLAYLLALLPLLVIGGSGSIVEEWFVRGVVLGVMVAAVLGGILGAGTARLLGWARENGIIENYSVLTFTLALTLFTLGASRLLKGDALIAVFVAGIAFNLASDTNTKQEEENVQEAINHLITPPIFVLFGMALPWQAWERLGWPVLVFAIGVLFLRRPPVFLVLFPLMRGHLNGRDLAYLAWFGPIGISAFFYALFTLSRGGDPLVWQIASAAVLASIIAHGATAAPISKLVYSRRAEPKDAQGKTGGG; translated from the coding sequence ATGCAGCTCAATCTCTCACTCGCCATAGCCGGTGCGCTGATCCTTGCCATCGGGCTCGTCTCCGAGAGGATGAAGCATTCGCCGGTTTCCATGCCGATCGTGGCCGTCGCGTTGGGAATCCTGGTGGGACCGGCGGGATTGAACATCATCGATATTCGCACCTGGGGTGATCAGCACACCATCCTGGAGGAATCGGCGAGGATTACGCTGGCTGTCGGGCTGATGGGCATAGGCCTGCGTCTCAGCCGGAACGACTTGCGCACCCTGGCGCAGCCCGCGGTCGTGGCGCTTACGCTTGGCATGCTCGGGATGTGGGCCTGCAGCACCATGCTTGCCGGCTTGATTTTCGACCTGCCGCTGTGGACCGCGCTGCTCGTCGGCGCAGTCTTGACGCCGACCGATCCGATCGTCTCCAGCAACATCGTGACGGGAAAATTTTCCAAGGAGCAGCTGCCGGCCCGGGTGCGCGCCGCACTGAGCCTTGAATCCGGTGCCAATGACGGGCTTGCCTATCTGCTCGCGCTTCTGCCCTTGCTGGTGATTGGCGGCAGCGGCAGCATTGTCGAGGAATGGTTCGTCAGGGGCGTGGTGCTGGGCGTCATGGTGGCGGCCGTCCTTGGCGGCATCCTGGGCGCCGGCACTGCCCGACTGCTGGGCTGGGCGCGCGAAAACGGCATCATCGAGAATTACTCGGTGTTGACCTTCACGCTCGCGCTGACGCTGTTCACGCTCGGCGCGAGCCGTCTTCTCAAGGGAGATGCTCTTATTGCCGTCTTCGTCGCCGGCATCGCGTTCAACCTGGCGTCAGACACCAACACCAAGCAAGAGGAAGAGAATGTTCAGGAGGCAATCAATCATCTGATCACGCCGCCAATCTTCGTGCTGTTCGGTATGGCGCTGCCCTGGCAAGCCTGGGAACGGCTTGGCTGGCCTGTGCTTGTTTTCGCGATTGGCGTTCTCTTTCTGCGACGTCCGCCAGTTTTCCTGGTGCTCTTCCCCCTCATGCGCGGGCATCTGAACGGGCGCGACCTCGCGTACCTCGCCTGGTTCGGACCGATCGGCATATCAGCCTTCTTCTATGCCCTTTTCACGCTTTCGAGAGGCGGCGACCCCCTGGTGTGGCAAATCGCAAGTGCTGCGGTGCTCGCCTCGATCATCGCACATGGTGCCACCGCCGCGCCCATAAGCAAGCTGGTCTATTCGCGCCGGGCCGAGCCAAAGGACGCCCAAGGCAAGACCGGCGGCGGATGA